The Saprospiraceae bacterium genome includes a window with the following:
- a CDS encoding ribonucleoside triphosphate reductase, whose translation MERFVIKRNGDYKLFEAYKIKDAIQKAFESVSVTYTEEIFERVNILIGSVTVISVEEIQDTIEKALYDSRYFDVMKSFMLYRHTRKMQREHDKGLRDDTTYIDSTQTVEEYIHRSDWRINANANTSYSNAGLVNNISGKIIANFWLDKIYSSEEGYAHRNGDLHIHDLDCLTGYCAGWSLRVLLNEGFNGVRGRVESRPPNHFREALGQMANFLGILQSEWAGAQAFSSFDTYLAPYVFKDNLSYADVLKAVRSFVYNLNVPARWGQSPFTNITLDWVVPDDLKEQFPARKDRHLFEHVTADAFIVRIKERGAVRPSDMCYKHFQQEMNLINKAFYQVMTEGDANGQPFTFPIPTVNITEDFDWYGENTELLFENTARIGSSYFQNFVGSQYLRDENGHKTENPLAYKPNAVRSMCCRLQLDLRELLKRGNGLFGSAEMTGSIGVVTINMARLGYLYSGNKVKLYAKLDELLNLAKSTLEKKRIFIQEMFDSGLYPYTQRYLPGFKNHFSTIGVNGMNEMILNFTQNKYDISSEKGISFAEDILDHIRLKLKTYQEETGNLYNLEATPAEGTTYRFAKEDIKRFPDIIQAGSNGNIYYTNSSQLPVDYTEDPFEALLLQDNLQCKYTGGTVLHLYMSEKINNAEACRNFIKKVITNFRLPYITVTPVFSICPIHGYLSGEHEYCPKCDDLLLQQINTQKYEFDKM comes from the coding sequence GCTATTCAAAAAGCCTTTGAAAGTGTTTCGGTAACATACACCGAAGAAATCTTTGAAAGAGTCAATATTTTAATAGGTTCGGTGACGGTCATCTCTGTGGAAGAAATACAGGATACCATCGAAAAAGCACTGTATGACAGTCGATACTTTGATGTGATGAAGAGTTTTATGCTGTACAGGCATACCAGAAAGATGCAAAGAGAACACGACAAAGGACTACGTGATGATACAACCTATATCGACAGCACACAAACCGTAGAGGAGTATATACACAGAAGCGACTGGAGAATCAACGCCAATGCAAATACCTCGTACTCCAATGCCGGATTGGTCAATAATATTTCCGGTAAAATCATTGCAAATTTCTGGCTGGATAAAATCTATTCTTCAGAAGAAGGATATGCCCATAGAAACGGGGATCTTCACATTCATGATCTCGATTGTCTGACCGGTTATTGTGCCGGATGGAGCCTGCGAGTCCTCCTCAATGAAGGATTTAATGGTGTGAGAGGCAGAGTCGAAAGTCGCCCACCCAATCACTTCAGAGAAGCGCTGGGTCAAATGGCCAATTTTTTGGGTATCCTGCAAAGCGAATGGGCCGGGGCACAGGCTTTCAGTTCTTTTGATACCTATCTTGCTCCGTACGTTTTCAAGGATAATTTATCCTACGCAGACGTACTGAAAGCCGTCAGAAGTTTTGTGTATAATCTCAACGTACCTGCCAGATGGGGTCAGTCTCCCTTTACCAATATCACCTTGGACTGGGTCGTACCCGATGATCTTAAAGAACAGTTTCCGGCCAGGAAAGACAGGCATCTATTTGAGCACGTCACTGCTGATGCCTTCATAGTCAGGATAAAAGAAAGAGGAGCTGTGCGACCTTCAGATATGTGTTACAAACATTTTCAGCAGGAAATGAATCTGATCAATAAGGCATTTTATCAGGTCATGACAGAAGGTGATGCCAATGGACAGCCGTTTACATTTCCGATTCCTACGGTCAATATTACAGAAGATTTTGACTGGTATGGGGAAAACACTGAGCTGCTTTTTGAAAATACTGCCCGGATAGGATCATCTTATTTTCAGAATTTTGTAGGGAGTCAATACCTACGTGATGAAAACGGCCATAAAACCGAAAACCCTCTTGCCTATAAACCCAATGCGGTACGAAGTATGTGTTGCAGATTGCAACTCGATCTCAGAGAATTGCTAAAACGAGGGAATGGACTATTTGGAAGCGCTGAGATGACAGGGAGCATCGGTGTCGTCACGATCAATATGGCCAGACTAGGGTATCTCTACTCCGGCAACAAAGTAAAACTATACGCCAAACTCGATGAACTCCTGAATTTAGCAAAATCTACGCTTGAAAAGAAAAGGATTTTTATTCAGGAAATGTTTGACAGTGGGCTTTATCCATATACACAAAGATATTTGCCCGGATTTAAAAACCATTTCTCAACCATAGGCGTCAATGGAATGAATGAAATGATTCTCAATTTCACGCAGAATAAATACGATATTAGCTCAGAAAAAGGCATATCGTTTGCTGAAGATATATTGGATCATATTCGCCTCAAGCTAAAAACATATCAGGAAGAAACCGGCAATTTATATAATCTGGAAGCTACTCCTGCCGAAGGCACCACTTACCGGTTTGCAAAGGAAGATATTAAAAGATTTCCGGATATCATTCAGGCGGGTTCAAACGGAAATATTTACTACACCAATAGTTCACAGTTGCCGGTAGATTATACGGAAGATCCTTTTGAAGCCCTGTTGCTTCAGGACAATCTGCAATGCAAATACACGGGTGGCACGGTGCTGCATCTGTATATGAGCGAAAAAATAAATAATGCAGAAGCCTGTAGGAATTTTATTAAAAAAGTAATCACCAACTTCCGGCTGCCTTATATCACGGTAACGCCTGTATTCAGCATTTGCCCCATACACGGATATCTAAGCGGAGAGCATGAATATTGCCCAAAATGTGACGATTTATTACTCCAACAAATAAATACTCAAAAATATGAATTCGACAAAATGTAA
- a CDS encoding Rrf2 family transcriptional regulator has protein sequence MFSKTCEYAIRATIYIASQTIIGKRVSIIDVAQKIQSPESFTSKILQKLVKNKIIRSVKGPGGGFEVDAVNLEGIKLKKIVEAFEGDVLNRCSLGLTECSDIQPCPFHYKYKPVKEKLLHIFENTSLNDLMKGYQDGETFLRV, from the coding sequence ATGTTTTCAAAAACATGTGAGTATGCCATTCGTGCGACAATTTATATTGCTTCCCAAACGATCATAGGAAAGAGGGTTAGTATCATAGATGTTGCCCAAAAAATCCAGTCTCCAGAATCTTTCACATCCAAAATTCTGCAAAAACTTGTAAAAAACAAAATCATACGTTCTGTAAAAGGTCCTGGAGGGGGATTTGAAGTAGATGCTGTCAATCTGGAAGGTATAAAACTGAAAAAAATAGTTGAAGCATTCGAAGGAGATGTATTAAATCGTTGTAGTTTAGGTCTTACTGAGTGCTCAGATATACAGCCATGTCCATTTCACTATAAATACAAACCGGTTAAAGAAAAATTACTTCATATTTTTGAAAACACAAGCCTGAATGATTTGATGAAAGGATATCAGGATGGCGAAACATTTTTAAGGGTATAA
- a CDS encoding anaerobic ribonucleoside-triphosphate reductase activating protein, with protein MHRKLIYSISSFTLLDYPDKAACILWFAGCNMRCSYCYNPEIVTGKGKYTFEDIRKFLISRQHLLDAVVMSGGECLLSDGIKDIIGEIKSLGYLVKIDTNGSKPEILKDLINNQLIDYVALDFKATKAKMFQITKADFYSEFMASLDILLQSDIQYEVRTTVHSALLDQTDIQEMGTILSKLGYSGKYFIQHFRNGTPTLGDLEKSTNSYVDLTIKSENIDLIFR; from the coding sequence CTGCACAGGAAATTAATCTATAGCATTTCCTCTTTTACATTGCTGGATTATCCCGATAAGGCGGCCTGTATTTTATGGTTTGCAGGGTGTAATATGCGATGTAGTTATTGCTACAATCCGGAAATCGTAACCGGAAAGGGGAAATATACATTTGAGGATATAAGAAAATTTCTCATATCGCGACAGCATTTACTGGATGCAGTAGTAATGAGCGGAGGAGAATGCCTCTTAAGTGATGGAATAAAAGATATTATTGGAGAGATTAAGTCTTTAGGATATTTAGTCAAGATTGATACCAATGGGAGCAAACCTGAAATTCTGAAAGACCTGATCAACAACCAACTGATCGATTACGTAGCATTGGATTTTAAGGCCACCAAAGCAAAAATGTTTCAAATCACGAAAGCGGATTTTTATTCGGAATTTATGGCAAGTCTTGACATCTTGTTACAATCAGATATTCAATATGAAGTCAGGACTACTGTACATTCAGCCTTACTTGACCAAACAGATATTCAAGAGATGGGAACCATACTTTCAAAATTGGGATACAGTGGAAAATATTTTATTCAGCACTTTAGAAACGGAACACCAACTTTAGGAGATCTTGAAAAATCCACAAACTCATATGTAGATCTCACTATTAAAAGTGAAAATATAGATCTCATATTTAGGTAA